From the Ctenopharyngodon idella isolate HZGC_01 chromosome 3, HZGC01, whole genome shotgun sequence genome, one window contains:
- the mfsd6l gene encoding major facilitator superfamily domain-containing protein 6-like produces MKKGSMQKSKQWNVKGALRMAGVFNFLHSCGSGCLLPFLTLYFRHLGLNASMIGIIMASKHLLALVWRPFSSVLARQYDKRRTVIVGSLLSSALVVLILLLFPSTGIQIESGRCNASQPDADPTALLATLEQTTVSSQSNATVYSVNQISLSTEQPVDVNTTVSLNWSARGLKSLKKEDDLHTEFLGSLKAMDAQHQMFFLVLIVMALWECMAAPLEWTADDGLYEYLDFVDATDRHKGVKVWKQLGAAFGNCAVGVLVTSLFCLTGASVEFYSYAILMILTIPTAALLPIYLRKRERLTSGGFKALQLVHGNSQAILCAITVVLMGMVSSAVSDFLFWQMQDCGATEIHMGISLALVHISQTGLAPLSGHLSRFLKYHGWLLVLAVVSLAMQCLYYSFLWSPWSVIPAQLLAGFSTGALWWSITSQSEDIATPGTEKTIFRLFEALSLELGAAFGSLTAGFVVQKFGVMVLFQGAAVLLALWSSALAVLKWKIPRQRRINYSRLLAADTEMSESDTDQEKDWLETAMEDDRGETSGQWKRLNQ; encoded by the coding sequence ATGAAGAAAGGATCAATGCAGAAGAGCAAGCAGTGGAACGTGAAGGGAGCCTTGCGGATGGCGGGCGTCTTTAACTTCCTCCATTCCTGTGGCTCCGGTTGCCTCCTTCCCTTCCTGACCCTCTACTTCCGACACCTGGGCCTCAACGCCAGCATGATCGGAATCATCATGGCATCCAAGCACCTGCTCGCCCTGGTGTGGCGGCCGTTCTCCAGCGTCCTCGCTAGGCAGTACGACAAACGGCGGACAGTCATAGTGGGCTCATTGCTCAGCTCGGCATTGGTGGTTTTGATTCTTCTGCTCTTCCCGTCCACAGGAATACAAATTGAAAGTGGACGGTGTAATGCTAGTCAACCCGATGCCGATCCTACCGCGCTTCTAGCCACACTAGAGCAGACGACTGTTTCATCGCAATCAAATGCTACTGTTTACTCAGTAAACCAAATTTCTCTAAGTACCGAACAACCTGTCGATGTTAACACAACTGTAAGCCTAAACTGGTCAGCAAGAGGATTGAAATCCTTGAAAAAGGAGGATGATCTTCATACTGAGTTCCTGGGGAGCCTGAAAGCTATGGATGCCCAACATCAGatgttctttctggttctcatAGTGATGGCTTTGTGGGAGTGCATGGCCGCCCCTTTGGAATGGACAGCCGATGATGGACTGTACGAATACTTGGATTTCGTAGATGCCACCGACCGCCATAAAGGCGTGAAGGTCTGGAAGCAACTTGGGGCCGCTTTTGGCAACTGTGCAGTTGGTGTTCTTGTAACCAGCCTGTTTTGTCTTACAGGAGCTTCAGTGGAGTTTTATTCCTACGCCATACTCATGATCCTAACCATACCTACTGCCGCCCTACTACCAATCTACCTTCGAAAGCGTGAGCGCCTCACTAGTGGTGGCTTTAAGGCGCTGCAGTTGGTGCATGGGAACTCACAGGCGATACTTTGTGCCATCACTGTCGTTTTGATGGGCATGGTGAGCTCTGCTGTGTCGGATTTCCTCTTCTGGCAGATGCAGGATTGCGGTGCAACAGAAATCCACATGGGAATCTCTTTAGCCCTGGTGCACATAAGCCAGACTGGCTTAGCGCCACTTTCTGGGCATCTCTCCCGGTTTCTTAAGTACCACGGTTGGTTACTAGTACTCGCCGTCGTCAGTTTAGCCATGCAATGCCTTTATTATTCCTTCTTGTGGAGCCCGTGGTCCGTAATACCCGCTCAACTGCTGGCGGGCTTCAGCACAGGCGCCCTCTGGTGGTCCATAACATCGCAAAGCGAAGACATCGCCACTCCAGGCACCGAAAAGACCATTTTTAGGCTGTTTGAGGCACTTTCTCTGGAGCTGGGAGCTGCATTTGGCAGTCTGACGGCAGGGTTCGTAgtgcaaaagtttggggtcatggTGCTCTTCCAAGGCGCGGCGGTTCTGTTGGCTTTGTGGAGTAGCGCTCTTGCCGTACTCAAGTGGAAGATTCCTCGGCAGCGGCGGATAAACTACTCACGGCTGCTCGCCGCCGACACCGAGATGAGTGAGTCCGACACGGACCAGGAGAAAGACTGGCTGGAGACGGCAATGGAAGATGACAGAGGAGAAACAAGTGGACAATGGAAAAGACTGAATCAATAG
- the zgc:171844 gene encoding bMERB domain-containing protein 1, giving the protein MEKGRSTPKQYGSLDQTELCGETGKQAEEDVVSMADSTITVEDIEGELFKIERIKDALVRKESELRYMMDDIQLCKEITRLKKELQKLVSIPDKDKSNEDRQREEELLQQIQKLVETRDFLVDDMEFERLREREEDKEMADFLQTKFPNRCRMKNHTKDKRMTSRAQQTSSPYMTKTGVTLLKECCGFTCSVM; this is encoded by the exons ATGGAGAAAGGGCGAAGCACCCCGAAACAGTACGGATCTCTGGATCAAACAGAGCTCTGCGGAGAAACAGGAAAACAAG ctgAAGAGGATGTGGTGTCCATGGCTGACTCCACCATCACTGTGGAGGACATAGAGGGGGAGCTGTTCAAAATCGAGAGGATAAAGGATGCGCTGGTCCGGAAAGAGTCGGAGCTCAGATATAT GATGGATGACATCCAGTTGTGTAAGGAGATCACAAGGCTCAAAAAAGAACTCCAGAAATTGGTTTCCATTCCAG ACAAAGACAAGTCAAATGAGGACAGACAGCGTGAGGAGGAACTGCTTCAACAGATCCAGAAGCTGGTGGAGACGCGGGACTTTCTAGTGGATGACATGGAGTTTGAGAGGCTCAG AGAGCGAGAAGAAGACAAAGAGATGGCTGACTTCCTACAGACCAAATTTCCCAACAGGTGCCGCATGAAAA ATCACACCAAGGATAAGAGAATGACGTCCAGAGCCCAGCAGACCTCATCTCCTTACATGACCAAGACGGGTGTCACCCTGCTGAAGGAGTGCTGTGGCTTCACCTGCTCCGTCATGTAG